Proteins encoded together in one Nanoarchaeota archaeon window:
- a CDS encoding TIGR02391 family protein — protein MKINTAISELWKNGYFLEHRRPSDVKNKLFDEYQITCSNILMQLKSCKKFLRLEDKGWIQKNNADFYEGKKTEVEYFRLLNIHPEIESVSKKLFYDKHYAQAIFEAFKKINNLVKEKSCRKDLDGKSLMLTAFSVNSPLLKMNGLVSQSDKDEQEGFMHLYAGAIMGIRNPKGHENIIQKDKNRALKYLSFASLLCERLEECNTMVK, from the coding sequence ATGAAAATAAATACTGCAATAAGCGAATTATGGAAAAATGGATACTTTCTAGAACATAGAAGGCCAAGCGACGTAAAAAACAAACTTTTTGACGAATATCAAATAACCTGCTCAAATATTTTAATGCAACTTAAATCCTGTAAAAAATTCTTACGTTTAGAGGATAAAGGTTGGATTCAAAAAAATAATGCGGATTTCTATGAAGGGAAAAAAACAGAAGTGGAATATTTTAGATTATTAAATATCCATCCTGAAATAGAATCCGTCAGTAAAAAATTATTTTATGATAAACATTATGCTCAAGCAATTTTTGAGGCTTTTAAGAAAATAAATAATCTTGTTAAAGAGAAATCTTGTCGCAAAGACTTGGATGGTAAAAGTCTTATGCTAACTGCTTTTAGTGTAAATAGCCCTCTACTAAAAATGAATGGACTTGTATCCCAATCAGATAAAGATGAACAAGAAGGATTTATGCATCTTTATGCAGGTGCAATAATGGGTATAAGAAACCCAAAGGGACATGAGAATATTATCCAAAAAGATAAAAACAGGGCATTAAAATATCTGAGTTTTGCCAGTTTGCTTTGTGAAAGATTAGAAGAATGCAACACAATGGTTAAATAA
- the tnpA gene encoding IS200/IS605 family transposase, whose amino-acid sequence MTKKLYPHFNPEVHKIESKIATVRTSHHCKYNINYHIIWIPKYRKPVLTGKVVEVLKAIIEGQCQEMSISNLAFEIMPDHLHLFVGAKPTVTPFKIIHKLKGNTSIQLRRCFPELRYLGYKQHFGKGFDNLWARGYYCGSAGHVSQEQVKRYIQEQQGKDVFEYDIYGCPTELKGQLTIGDFTK is encoded by the coding sequence ATGACTAAAAAACTATATCCGCACTTCAATCCAGAAGTGCACAAAATCGAGAGTAAAATCGCAACTGTGAGGACATCTCACCATTGCAAATACAACATCAATTACCACATTATTTGGATTCCAAAATACAGGAAGCCAGTATTGACTGGAAAGGTTGTTGAAGTTCTGAAAGCAATCATTGAAGGGCAATGCCAAGAAATGAGCATTAGCAATCTGGCATTCGAGATTATGCCTGACCACTTGCATCTATTCGTAGGTGCAAAGCCGACAGTAACTCCTTTCAAGATAATTCATAAGCTGAAAGGCAATACTTCAATACAATTAAGGCGATGCTTTCCTGAATTAAGGTATCTTGGATATAAACAGCACTTCGGCAAAGGTTTTGATAACCTCTGGGCAAGAGGTTATTACTGTGGCTCTGCTGGACACGTTTCACAAGAGCAAGTTAAGAGATACATTCAAGAACAGCAAGGCAAAGATGTCTTTGAATATGATATTTATGGATGCCCTACAGAATTGAAAGGACAGCTAACAATAGGAGATTTCACAAAGTGA